One window from the genome of Anomalospiza imberbis isolate Cuckoo-Finch-1a 21T00152 chromosome 13, ASM3175350v1, whole genome shotgun sequence encodes:
- the RSL24D1 gene encoding probable ribosome biogenesis protein RLP24, whose product MRIEKCYFCSGPIYPGHGVMFVRNDCKIFRFCKSKCHRNFKKKRNPRKMRWTKAFRKAAGKELTVDNSFEFEKRRNEPVKYQRELWNKTVDAMKRVEEIKQKRQARFIMNRLKKSKELQKAEDIKEVKQNIHLLRAPHAGTPKQLEDKMVQKLQEDVPMEEDS is encoded by the exons atgcgCATCGAGAAGTGCTACTTCTGCTCGGGGCCCATCTACCCGGGACACGGCGTCATGTTCGTGCGCAACGACTGCAAG ATATTTAGATTCTGCAAATCAAAATGCCAcagaaactttaaaaagaagCGAAATCCCAGAAAGATGAGATGGACTAAAGCATTCCGTAAAGCAGCTGGCAAAGAACTGACAGTG GATAATTCATTTGAATTTGAAAAACGTAGGAATGAACCAGTGAAATACCAGAGAGAGTTGTGGAACAAGACTG TGGATGCAATGAAGAGAGTGgaggaaataaagcaaaaacGCCAAGCCAGATTTATTATGAACAG aTTAAAGAAGAGCAAAGAGTTGCAGAAGGCAGAAGACATCAAAGAAGTCAAACAGAATATCCACCTTCTTCGTGCTCCCCATGCAG GTACACCAAAACAGCTGGAGGACAAAATGGTGCAGAAGCTACAAGAGGATGTGCCTATGGAAGAAGACTCTTAA